From Erwinia pyri, a single genomic window includes:
- a CDS encoding NB-ARC domain-containing protein, whose product MQVFIDQIMRKVETSKSESDFTFFFNLLVAGEALTKLIALTVTASLKNDKDRHQYRILHGLVRANGIGEWSRSIEDLLTGTASQYLPDAMRTHQTEFTKKCPEAEWQYQSVQDLYLAMKCFNLLPDSIPVKRDLKMWFKGFTELRNATRGHGATMSKAASAAAPHLEKSIRRIIDNLSLLKLPSAYLKRNMSGKFRVTPLNIINEHLEEVKKTDIYSYEEGVYVYLDKLILIPLLKSDPDLKDFYIANGGFTHSHYEMLSYVTDDKIHEESKNYTAPKGQLPPSESEGLGVLMTYGNCFSNVPGLSYDYINRGELENELYELLIDDRHIAITLLGRGGIGKTSLALKVIPRLYDTERFDAIVWFSSRDIDLSSNGAKLVRADVMSNKDIAHYYSRLFKSDEEVKKKDFDPISYFQGQLTKADAGATLFIFDNFETVDNPIETYKWVDTFVRNPNKILVTTRLRDFKGDYPLQVQGMSYVESMELIKRTSGNLKVEKLSQDNKDKIYRLSAGHPYIMKVLIGDFARKDTKGNMERLIAGSDEILTALFERTYSVLTPCAQRTFLTLSSWNSAVPRLGLESILMFSLEDALEVEKAVDTLIQYSMIEELKASDGHYFLQLPYVAYSFGNKKLKISSLQHIINTDVILMRKFGVSSIDDKKISLRDNFTRYLSSVHHNEDFHKVHKIILERICYTFNDGWRLLANWAMEPDVLKFNVFAEECIQRYLENEKSEKNKHNAWYVYASIAERLSKPYEQILGLTQASSYESILIDDLSNITNKINHLFKTHEFSLGESIKEELLIKLFTLIYKRRNEADAIACSRFAWLGLHLNKEREAKSLIEIGLRNEPGNIFCQRLKRKFERE is encoded by the coding sequence ATGCAAGTCTTTATTGATCAAATCATGCGTAAAGTTGAAACATCTAAAAGCGAATCAGATTTTACTTTTTTCTTTAATTTATTAGTAGCTGGAGAAGCTTTAACAAAATTAATTGCATTAACAGTTACCGCTAGCTTGAAGAATGATAAAGACAGGCATCAATACAGGATTCTACATGGTTTGGTTCGTGCAAATGGTATTGGTGAATGGAGTCGATCGATTGAAGATTTACTTACCGGAACGGCTTCACAATATCTTCCTGATGCCATGCGCACACATCAAACTGAGTTTACTAAAAAATGCCCTGAAGCCGAATGGCAATACCAATCCGTGCAAGATCTTTATTTGGCAATGAAATGTTTTAATTTACTTCCAGATTCTATACCCGTTAAGCGTGATTTAAAAATGTGGTTCAAAGGATTTACCGAGTTAAGAAATGCAACAAGAGGGCATGGCGCTACAATGAGTAAGGCCGCTTCAGCCGCCGCTCCACATCTTGAAAAAAGCATAAGAAGAATAATTGATAACCTTTCATTATTAAAGCTGCCTTCAGCTTACTTAAAAAGGAATATGAGTGGTAAGTTCAGAGTTACGCCTTTAAATATAATAAATGAGCATCTTGAAGAGGTTAAAAAGACAGATATTTATTCATATGAAGAAGGCGTTTATGTCTATTTGGATAAGCTTATTTTAATACCTTTGCTAAAAAGCGATCCAGATCTCAAAGATTTTTATATAGCTAATGGTGGGTTTACGCACTCCCATTATGAGATGCTTTCATATGTTACCGATGATAAAATTCATGAGGAATCTAAGAACTATACTGCACCTAAAGGTCAACTGCCGCCGAGCGAGTCTGAGGGTTTGGGGGTATTAATGACTTATGGTAATTGTTTTTCTAATGTACCTGGCCTAAGTTATGATTATATTAACAGGGGTGAATTGGAGAATGAACTTTATGAACTATTGATTGATGATAGGCATATTGCTATTACTTTATTAGGTAGAGGGGGTATTGGTAAGACATCTCTAGCCTTAAAGGTTATTCCTAGGCTTTATGATACTGAAAGGTTTGATGCTATCGTTTGGTTTAGCTCACGCGATATAGACTTATCTTCTAATGGTGCCAAGTTAGTACGCGCTGATGTAATGTCAAACAAAGACATAGCACACTATTATTCTCGGCTGTTCAAATCAGATGAAGAAGTAAAAAAGAAAGATTTTGATCCGATTAGCTATTTTCAGGGCCAGCTTACCAAAGCAGATGCTGGGGCAACTCTATTTATATTTGATAATTTTGAAACTGTCGATAACCCTATAGAAACTTATAAGTGGGTTGATACATTTGTACGTAACCCCAATAAAATTTTAGTCACTACAAGACTCCGTGATTTCAAAGGTGACTATCCATTACAAGTACAAGGTATGAGCTATGTAGAGTCAATGGAGTTGATAAAAAGAACCTCAGGTAACCTCAAGGTAGAAAAACTATCTCAGGATAATAAGGATAAAATATATCGGTTATCTGCGGGCCATCCCTACATAATGAAAGTATTGATTGGGGATTTTGCACGAAAAGATACAAAAGGAAATATGGAGCGTCTTATTGCAGGTAGTGATGAAATACTTACCGCGCTTTTTGAGCGAACATATTCCGTGCTTACCCCATGCGCTCAAAGGACTTTCTTAACACTTTCATCATGGAATTCAGCAGTACCAAGATTGGGGTTAGAATCGATATTAATGTTTTCATTGGAGGACGCACTTGAAGTTGAAAAAGCAGTAGATACCTTAATTCAATACTCAATGATTGAAGAGTTAAAAGCTAGTGATGGACACTATTTTTTACAACTTCCTTATGTAGCATATTCTTTTGGAAACAAAAAGCTGAAGATTAGTTCACTTCAGCATATTATAAATACCGATGTTATTCTTATGAGGAAGTTTGGGGTTTCAAGCATAGATGATAAAAAAATATCTTTAAGGGATAATTTCACTCGATATCTATCTTCAGTGCATCATAATGAAGATTTTCATAAAGTTCACAAGATTATCTTGGAAAGGATATGCTATACATTTAATGATGGTTGGAGGCTTCTTGCTAACTGGGCTATGGAACCTGATGTACTTAAGTTCAATGTATTTGCAGAAGAATGTATTCAAAGATATCTTGAAAATGAAAAGTCAGAAAAAAACAAGCATAACGCATGGTATGTATATGCGTCAATCGCAGAGCGTTTATCGAAACCTTATGAACAAATCCTTGGTTTAACACAAGCATCTTCTTATGAGTCAATTCTTATTGATGATTTATCTAATATCACTAACAAAATAAATCACTTATTCAAGACGCATGAATTTTCTTTGGGTGAAAGCATTAAAGAAGAGCTGTTGATAAAGCTTTTCACATTGATTTATAAAAGAAGAAATGAAGCTGATGCAATTGCATGCTCTAGGTTCGCATGGTTAGGGTTACATTTAAATAAAGAAAGAGAAGCTAAATCATTAATTGAAATAGGGTTGCGAAATGAACCGGGAAATATATTTTGTCAAAGGCTCAAAAGAAAGTTTGAACGGGAGTAG
- a CDS encoding DUF5375 family protein, which yields MTTNQSCLPVEVRTAVYRRAVAQGYLSACEHYGLDVSASLDEVQMTIALELEGYYVRKYGPENGMDMACTMLSEMVQPDVLVAAPRLTRMGETMMDELLCGRLAASKATLH from the coding sequence GTGACAACTAATCAATCCTGTCTGCCTGTAGAGGTGCGCACCGCCGTCTACCGCCGCGCCGTTGCCCAAGGCTATCTTTCCGCCTGTGAACACTACGGCCTCGACGTTTCCGCCTCGCTGGACGAGGTGCAGATGACCATCGCGCTGGAGCTGGAAGGCTATTACGTGCGCAAGTACGGCCCGGAAAACGGCATGGACATGGCCTGCACCATGCTTAGCGAAATGGTACAGCCCGACGTGCTGGTCGCCGCGCCGCGACTGACTCGCATGGGGGAAACCATGATGGACGAACTGCTGTGCGGCCGCCTGGCCGCCTCTAAAGCCACGCTGCATTAA